A single genomic interval of Terriglobales bacterium harbors:
- a CDS encoding arginine decarboxylase, pyruvoyl-dependent produces the protein MGKDMVPKRIFLTKGVGKHKERLTSFELGLRDAGIASQNLVRVSSIFPPHCKLIARSQGLKYLHHGEVVFAVIAENSTREPHRLMASGIGLAIPADRSTYGYLSEHHSFGETEDAAGDYAEELAAEMLATTLNVDFDPERSWDEKKEIYRISNKIVRTLNATQSAVGDKRGLWTTVIAAAILIFD, from the coding sequence TTGGGCAAGGACATGGTCCCCAAGAGGATCTTCCTCACCAAGGGAGTGGGCAAGCACAAGGAACGCCTCACCTCCTTCGAGTTGGGACTGCGCGACGCGGGCATCGCCTCGCAGAACCTGGTGCGTGTCTCCTCCATCTTCCCGCCCCATTGCAAGCTCATCGCGCGCTCCCAGGGATTGAAGTACCTGCATCACGGCGAGGTAGTCTTCGCGGTGATCGCCGAGAACTCCACCCGCGAGCCCCACCGGCTGATGGCCTCCGGCATCGGCCTGGCCATCCCCGCCGATCGCTCCACCTACGGCTACCTCAGCGAGCATCACTCCTTCGGCGAGACCGAAGACGCCGCCGGCGACTACGCCGAAGAGTTGGCCGCCGAGATGCTCGCCACCACCCTCAACGTGGACTTCGATCCCGAACGCTCCTGGGACGAGAAGAAGGAGATCTACCGCATCTCCAACAAGATTGTGCGCACCCTGAACGCCACGCAGTCGGCGGTGGGCGACAAACGCGGCTTGTGGACCACGGTGATTGCCGCGGCGATTCTGATCTTTGATTGA